The genomic region CTGATGCGGCGATCCATGCTTTTGACGCTGCCGATGAAGTACAGGAGCGTCCGCTGCTTGCCGGGCGTCAGGGCGTGAAAGAGGCGGTGGCCTTCGTCGTCCATCTGCAGCAGTTCGTGCATTTCTTCGGGCATGGGCAGGCCGTACTCGCTCTCGTCTTTTTTAAGGGTAAACTGCACCTCACTGCCAATAGCCAGGCCCAGCGAATCCCGAATCTTTTTGTTGACATTGATAAAAAAGCCACCCCCGCTCAGCGGCATCAGGGCGCATTGAAATTCGGCCCGGCCGTTGAGGGTGCAGACCACGCGGCGGTCGTTGCCGGAGATGAACGGCCCGGCGACGTCGGCCGGCACGACAAAATGAAAGCCCCAGAGCGGGGAGTCGAATTTCTGGATTCGGGAGGAAAAGACGGGCTGGGTTTGCATGTCTGGTAGCAGATTTCGGGAGTAGAAATGCAGAAAGTCTGCCAATATACTGGTTTTACGACACAGAAACCTCCCTGGACACACCCGTCCGCACCTGCCCACTGAGCCACCAGAATCCGGCCGCCGACAACGCACATATCCCGGCCGCCGCCACCCAGAGCGTCAGGAAGCCCGCCCGCTCCACAATCTGCGAACCGAGGGCCGGGGCCGCGATCTGGGCGATGGCGTAGGCCATCGAGTACACCGCCAGGTATTGCCCCCGGCTCCGCTCGTCGGAGCGCTCCACCGAGAAGGCCTGCATGAAAGGCATCGACATCATTTCGCCGAACGTATTGAGCAGCACCATCACCACGGCCACTCCCGGCCAGTTGCCCGTCAGCAGCAGCAGGTACGACAGGCCGATGGCCGCCACGCCGCCGCTGATCAGCCGGACCTTACCGGCCGGATACCGCCGCTCCACGGCGTACACAAACGCCATTTCGACGGCCACGATCAGCAGCCCGTTCATCGTCATCAGGAGGCCGATCTGGGTTTCCTTCAGCAGCAGCACCTGTTTGAAATACAGCGGCACCAGGCTGAACAACTGCATGAACACGACCGCGTTGAGCATGGTAAAGAAGGCAAAAGCCAGGTACAGCCCGTCGCGGTACGGCGAACGAATGGGCGGCACGTCTTCCGCCAATGGGTCCCGGGAAAGCACCGGAGCCGCCGGTTTGGGGAGATACAGGCGCAGCACGGCCGCCGCCGCCACACAGGTCAGCCCATCGACCCAGAACAGCAGGCTGTAATCGATGCCCGCCAGTAAGCCGCCCAGTCCGCCACCCACCGACCAGCCTAGGTTGATGGCCAGCCGGTTCATCGAATACGCCCGCGTGCGGTTTTCGGCCGTGCTGTAATGGGCCACCGCCGCCGAGTTGGCCGGCCGAAAGGCATCGCCGACCAGCGTGTAGACAAAAACCGTGGCGCAGATGACGTAGAAATCGTGCAGAAACTGAAGCCCGATGAGGAAGAACCCGGCCGTGAGCAGACTCAGAAACTGAACCGGATAGAAGCCCAGCCGGTCGGTGAGCCGCCCGCCGAGGAAGGTTCCGCAGAAAGCCCCGGCTCCGTAAACGGCCATAACAATGCCCGCGTCGGTCACGCTGAAATGCAGGTGCTGGGTGAGGTAAAGCGTCAGATAAGGCAGCACCATCGTGCCGCTGCGGTTGATGAGCATCACCCCCGCCAGCAGCCAGACAGAAGGCGACAGTCCCCGGAAGGCATTGCGATAGGTACGTAAAAAAGGGCCAATCATGCCGCAAAGGAAGGGAAAAGGCGGAAAGTTTAACGTTAAAGGGTGAAGGTTTATAGTTTATAGTTTAGGGTTTATAGTTGCTTCGCAAATTCTGTAGACCGGCGGAGCCACTATAAACTCTAAACCTTCAACTTTCAACCTTCAACCCTCTTCTTCCCCTTCACCCCGGCAGGTAGATCTGGAACGTGGCGCCTTGTCCGGGCTGGCTGTGGGCGGTGATCTGGCCGCCGTGGTTTTCGACTACTTTTTTGCAGATCGCCAGTCCGATCCCGGTTCCTTCGTACTGACTTTTGCCGTGCAGCCGCTGGAAAAGCTCGAAAATGCGCTCGATGTACTTCGCATCGAAGCCAATGCCGTTGTCTTTTACTTCAATGAGGTGCCACTGCCGGTTTTCGGTGGTCGGCTCGGGCAGTTCCGCGCTGGCCACTTTCCGGGAAGAAACCCGGACGTGGGGCGTTTGGCCGGGCTGCGTGAATTTGATGGCGTTGGTCAGCAGGTTCTGAAAAAGCTGCCGGAGCTGGGTGCGGTTGCCGGTCAGGACGGGCAGCGAACAGACGGTCACTTCGGCGCTGGTCTGCTGAAGGGTCGTTTCCAGATCGCCGAGCACTTCCCCGATCAGTTCCTGCAACGGCACCTGCTGCGACGGCTCCTGCCGCGTGGTGAGCCGGGAAAAGGACAGCAGATCCCGGACGAGGCTGTTCATCCGCTGGGCCGACTTGCGCATCCGGTTCAGAATATCGTACGCGCCGGGCGGCAGATGGGCGGCGTATTCCTGCTCCAGCACGTCGCTGAACGCCTGAATCTTGCGCAGCGGCTCCTGCAGGTCGTGGGAGGCCACGTAGGCAAACTGCTGAAGCGAATAATTGGACCGTTCGAGGTTGGTGTTGGCCTCCTGAAGTTCGCGCGTCCGCTCGGCCACGTGCTGCTCCAGTTCCTCGCCTTTGGCTTTCACTTCGGTGATGTCGAGTACCGTCCCGATAAAGCGGTGGGCGATAGGCGCGCCGTCTTCGTGCAGGGCCCGGCCTTTGGCTTTCACCCAGCGCAGTTTGTTGTCCACCAGACCAACCGTCCGGTATTCAATATCGTAAAGGCCGTCGCTACCGGGGCGCAGCACGGTTTGCACAATGTCGTCGGTGCGCTGGCGGTCTTCGGGATGAAGTCCGGCCAGAAAAAGATTATAATCGACCGGGGAGCCCGCCGGGAGGCCGAAAAGCTCCCGGCAGCGGTCCGACCAGGTGAGTTCTCCGGTCAGCGGATTCAAATCCCAGGTGCCCAGTTCGGCCGATTCGACGGCGAGCCGGAGGCGTTCTTCGCTTTCCTGCTGACGGGATTCGGCCAGTTTGCGGTCGTGAATATCAATTACGGTTCCGGCAAAGCCTTCGTACTGGCCTTCGGAATCAAATTTGGGCGAACCGGCATCCAGCATCCAGCGGTAATTGCCGAAGCGGTCCCGGAGGCGGTATTCGGAGCGAAACGTCTTCTGCGCGCTAATGGCCTCCTGGAAGATGTCGCCCGTTCGGCTCAGATCTTCCGGATGCACCGAATTAAGCCAGCCCCGTCCGACAGCTTCTTCTATCGACTGGCCGGTGTATTCATACCATTTCTCATTCAGATACACACAATACCCATCGGGATTTGTGATCCAGAGAATAACAGGTGCGTGATCGATAAACGTTTTGACATAAGCAGCATCCAGCGCAATTCCCTGTCGAATGTCTCGTTCACCGGCCTGTTTCTCACTCGATTGTAAATGCTTGCTTGACATTATTTTGTTGCTGGTACTGTCCGGTACGTCCGTACGTTTGTTGACGGCCCATTGCCTAATTTACCCTGATTACTTATTGAACCCTAAACAGTTGTCTCCTGTTTATACGTTCCTCTATTTTTTCGTTTAAACTTCTTTTCCGTTTTGCGTTTGAGCCCCTTTTTTGACGCTTTAGTGGCCCCGTACTGTCGTTTTTCCGGGAATTGTCCGGGCGGCACCAGACAAGGCCTTAACCTTCAAACTGCTCGTCGGTCAGAGCGCCAGAACCGGTTAACGCAACCCTGTGTACGTCGATCGGGCGGCGGTATTCGGTCGTTTCTTCCTCTCCTGTCTGCTGCCCCGGCTCCCTGCATCAAAAACCCGGTTACCCGTTCAACCCGACCTCTGCCGATGACTTTCGGCGGGCAGGCTTTCCCGGTCCTGGGCTTTTAGCGCTTTATACTTAGTACTTTAAGTGAGTGCTAAATTAGCCATTACATGAAATAAGTAACCTATTGGCATGGAATTATTTACAAAGCAGGCGTTTTTCAATTTTTTAAAAATAGGCTTATGAGATGCAGCGTCTGTTATCGTTCTTTGTCTTAGAAGTAATTTTACTTACCCATTGTTAATTTTTTAACCTATGTGCAAACATCTCTATCAGAACGTACGACCAGCGGGGTGGTTACTCGCCCTCAGTCTGTTCCTGCTCCTGGCCGGACAAGCCTGGGCGCAAGGCCAGCGCTACAGCGTTCGCGGCCGCGTCACCGACCCCTCCGGGCAGGGACTTCCGGGTGTAACGGTCCTGCTGCGCGGCACCCAGCTGGGCACGGCAACGAATGCCGACGGCGGCTATACCCTCACCGCTACCACGGCCCCGGGCTCCTACACACTGGCCTTTTCTTCCATCGGCTATGCCGGGCAGGAGAAAGCCATAACGCTTGGCAACCAGGAGACCCTTTCCGTTGACGCCACACTTTCGGAAGAAAACCAGACCCTCGATGAAGTGGTCGTAGCCGCGGCCACATTGTCAGGACCGCGCCGTCAGTTCGGTAACGCCATCAATACCATCAAAGGCCAGGAACTGACTCAGGCGGGCACCGGCGGGTTGATCAATGCCCTGCAGGGCAAGGTGCCGGGTGCGCAGATCACCCAGAACTCCGGCGACCCGGCGGGCGGCATCAGCGTCCGGTTGCGGGGCGTCAAATCGCTTTCGGGTTCGTCGGACCCGCTGTATGTCATCGACGGAGTGATTGTCAGCAACGCCAGCGACAACGTTTCGCAGCTGGCCGTAGGCAACCAGATCGGCGGAGCCAATGCGGGCCAGAACCGCCTCGCTGACCTCAACCCGAACGACATCGCCACCATCAACGTCGTCAACGGCGCGGCGGCAGCGGCGCAGTACGGGTCGCGGGCGGCCAACGGCGTGGTGCTCATCACGACCAAACGCGGACAAACGGGCGCCCCCCGAATTTCGTTTACGACCAGCTTCAACGTCAACGAACTGCGCAAATCCGTACCGCTGGGAACGCTCAACAAGCAGTTTGGCTTTGCCGGTCTGCGGCTGCACCCCATCGGTGCCATATCGGCCGCGCAGATTGCCGCCAACCCCGGCACCACCACGACGGGCATTGTCCGGGATGGCGTCACCTCGCAGTTAGCCACCAACCTAGTGGACGTAACCCGGTACAACTACTTTGACGAAATCTTCCGGACGGGCCTTGGTACGGACAATTCCCTGGCGGTTTCGGGCGGCACCAACAACACGACGTATTTCGTTTCCTTTGGCTACCTCAAAAATCAGGGCATCATCAAAGACACGGATTTCACGCGCTACAACTTCCGGGCGCGGCTGGACCAGCGGCTGAATA from Tellurirhabdus rosea harbors:
- a CDS encoding PAS domain-containing protein, with protein sequence MSSKHLQSSEKQAGERDIRQGIALDAAYVKTFIDHAPVILWITNPDGYCVYLNEKWYEYTGQSIEEAVGRGWLNSVHPEDLSRTGDIFQEAISAQKTFRSEYRLRDRFGNYRWMLDAGSPKFDSEGQYEGFAGTVIDIHDRKLAESRQQESEERLRLAVESAELGTWDLNPLTGELTWSDRCRELFGLPAGSPVDYNLFLAGLHPEDRQRTDDIVQTVLRPGSDGLYDIEYRTVGLVDNKLRWVKAKGRALHEDGAPIAHRFIGTVLDITEVKAKGEELEQHVAERTRELQEANTNLERSNYSLQQFAYVASHDLQEPLRKIQAFSDVLEQEYAAHLPPGAYDILNRMRKSAQRMNSLVRDLLSFSRLTTRQEPSQQVPLQELIGEVLGDLETTLQQTSAEVTVCSLPVLTGNRTQLRQLFQNLLTNAIKFTQPGQTPHVRVSSRKVASAELPEPTTENRQWHLIEVKDNGIGFDAKYIERIFELFQRLHGKSQYEGTGIGLAICKKVVENHGGQITAHSQPGQGATFQIYLPG
- a CDS encoding MFS transporter: MIGPFLRTYRNAFRGLSPSVWLLAGVMLINRSGTMVLPYLTLYLTQHLHFSVTDAGIVMAVYGAGAFCGTFLGGRLTDRLGFYPVQFLSLLTAGFFLIGLQFLHDFYVICATVFVYTLVGDAFRPANSAAVAHYSTAENRTRAYSMNRLAINLGWSVGGGLGGLLAGIDYSLLFWVDGLTCVAAAAVLRLYLPKPAAPVLSRDPLAEDVPPIRSPYRDGLYLAFAFFTMLNAVVFMQLFSLVPLYFKQVLLLKETQIGLLMTMNGLLIVAVEMAFVYAVERRYPAGKVRLISGGVAAIGLSYLLLLTGNWPGVAVVMVLLNTFGEMMSMPFMQAFSVERSDERSRGQYLAVYSMAYAIAQIAAPALGSQIVERAGFLTLWVAAAGICALSAAGFWWLSGQVRTGVSREVSVS
- a CDS encoding YdeI/OmpD-associated family protein, with the protein product MQTQPVFSSRIQKFDSPLWGFHFVVPADVAGPFISGNDRRVVCTLNGRAEFQCALMPLSGGGFFINVNKKIRDSLGLAIGSEVQFTLKKDESEYGLPMPEEMHELLQMDDEGHRLFHALTPGKQRTLLYFIGSVKSMDRRISRALAVVDHLKITGGKVDFRLLNESVRVKV